The DNA sequence ttgaattttttttctgtaaTTTATCGTCTTTAGATTGGATCTGGGCCTCCGAAAATCCTCCAGGTATGCTCAAAATTCAAGCTTTCGATTATGGGGTTTTACCATCTTCTAGTTTTTCAATGTTTTGctcattgggtttttttttttttttttttttctgaattaaACGCGATAAACCCATTTAACATGTTTTTTTAATCGTAAAATCACtagaaaaaaatttgggttttgagtaTTTTTCTATGTTCTGATGATCTGGGTTTGATCGGATTGGTGTGTTGTGATTGAATGCCACTGATCCAAGAGAAATCACCGTGTTTTGTTGCTTAATTCAGCtgagatttttaatttttgcacttgtttaaataatattttccatGATTTTTAGAGCTAAATATTCTAATTTAGTGGTCCCGAAATTCGAAACTTGGAACTCGCAGTATATCTCCGTCATGGTCTTAGAATTTTAATTCTTTCGGTTCTGAGTATCAGTGAAGTTATTTCACTCCTTCCGTTTTCGCTGCCATGAGTCTGTGAATGTGAATGCGTGCGGGTGCATGTGAGGCCGCacatgagtgtgtgtgtgtatgtgttaaAATGTGACCTGGGTGGGAAATGGGAATTGCTTCTCTGCCTCTGTGTCTATTTTCATTAATGGTTCACTTGCACTTTTTGTCTGTGTTATCCGAAATGCTTTCTGGGTTTTCAGTAAccagttttgcttcatttttgTATTTTCCATTGTCCTCTTTGTTCAGTTAAATATCGTTTGTTTTCTACATACCCTTCTCCTTTCGCTATATTAAGTATTTATTTTAGTGCATTTGGCCTGCAGAAGTAGTTTTAGTCGGATTGGACAGAAAAAATTGTGAATAACTAGACTAAAATCTCCCGGTAGGATGCTATGCATTTTGGTTGGAGCTGCATTGTGTGAAGCTTATAGTCTTTGGCGTTAAGGACTGTACCTATGTAGCGAGCATTCTGTACTAATCCTGCTAAAATTTCAGTGCAATCCTAACCGTTTGAATTAGCCAAGCCATAACGTTGCATCCACATGTATATGATGACAATCTTTGTTGACTCTATGGTAACTTTCATGTTGTAGTAATCAGTATGTGTTCATTTTGTCTTTGTATAGATAAACTTTGTTCAGTGCTTCACCAAATAAATAACTGACACTTATTTCTGAAATGTGGATTGTCCCTATCTACTAGAATAATTTGCAAGGTGTACCTAGTTGTATCTGAATTTTTTGGTAATCAATCATTTTATTTGTATGCTCTTTTGTAGTGCCAAATTGTTACGCCAACCTTCTTGCCAAGCTGTGGATAAGTTTATAGATACAGCTGCAAAAACAAAATGGCTGTTTCCATGAGAGATTTAGATCCAGCTTTCCAGGGAGCTGGACAAAAGGCGTATCCTTTATCTCATGAAATGTTCAGCTTCTTTACAATTTTTGACATTTGTCCTTCTGATGTAGTTTTCTCATCAATGCAGTAGTTTGCAATTAATGAAGGAAACCAAACATAAGGGCAGCAACTGTTACCATATAGTGTTGCTGCTGATATATTTCTGCTCTTTTAAGTTTGGATTTGTATGTTTTTTATGTTATCTCCTTGAAAATGTATAGTGGACTTGAAATATGGCGCATTGAAAACTTTCGTCCTGCTCCAGTCCCAAAATCCTCTTATGGCAAGTTTTTTATGGGGGACTCTTATGTGATCCTAAAAGTAAGTAAATAGATGTAATCAAACTCATTTCTCATGTACCAATATATTTTAATCACTCTTAGTTGTATACTGCAACCTCCAgaagctttctttgtgattgcTGGTTTCCCTAAACATTTAAAACCATGCCTTGTCTTTGTCGTGATGTGAGCCACATGACAAGTTTATTTGTGAAATATGAGTTAATCAAATGATTTTAGTATTCTGGATATTCAATCTGTTATATTTTGCGTTAAGCTTCTGTTTTGTGCATTTTCAGACTTTGACTAACTTCTGAGTTGATTAACTTCCTATTCAGACAACAGCCTCAAAAAGTGGTGCCTTGCGGCATGAAATCCATTATTGGCTTGGCAAGGATACTTCCCAGGTAAACTCTACAATTTACACTATTGAAGTTATTATCTGATTTTGAATTCTCGGCATATCTTTCTGACATGGGGGATATGTTAAAACAGGATGAAGCTGGGGCTGCAGCCATCAAGACAGTTGAATTAGATGCAACCATTGGGGGACGTGCTGTCCAGCATCGTGAAGTACAGGGTCACGAAACTGCCAAGTTCCTATCTTATTTCAAACCATGTATCATACCTCAAGAGGGTGGAGTTGCATCTGGTTTCAAACATGCTGTGGCTGAAGAACACAAGACACGATTGTTTGTGTGCaaaggaaaacatgttgtccatGTCAAAGAGGCAAGTCTATATGCATATGTTCTCTGGTGATGATGAATAAGACTTGATCTGCATAACACATGCATGGtcacatacatacacatatatgTGCAAGTTGTGTACGTATTTAATGgtcacacacatacatacatattacAGGTTGCTTTTGCTCGATCTTCACTCAGCCATGATGACATTTTTATTTTGGATACGAAGTGTAAAATTTTTCAATTTAATGGTTCGAACTCATCTATTCAAGAAAGAGCTAAGGCGTTAGAAGTTGTCCAGTACATTAAAGACACATATCATGATGGGAAATGTGAGATAGCTTCCATTGGTAAGTCAAATTACATAGTGGAAAGTTCAATGTTGATATTTAACCATCATATTCGGTCTCACTGAGTCAATCTACTTATGTAGAGGATGGAAAGTTGATGGCTGATGCTGAAAGTGGAGAATTTTGGGGTTTATTTGGTGGTTTTGCTCCACTTCCAAAGAAAACAGCCACCGATGAGGACAAAAGTTTTGATTCTTATCCTACTAAGCTTCTTTGGTAATTTTCCATCTAATTTGACCCTTTTCTATTATGTATAATCTTATAAGGATCTCTGCCATATTAAGTGGACCTCATTGTTTTTAGAAGGCATAATATGTTACTTCATAGTCATACATATTCATAAGTGTACTTGTGCATGTAGTcatccatttcttttctttccaactCTTTGACCATTTGAAAAATCTAttcattttcccttcttttgGACAAAAACAGAAATCAGATACTTGGAGCATTGTCTACAATAATGATAACTTCGTTTGGTATAGTGAAGTTTCATTTGTGATTATGAATTATGAGATCCAACAATATTGTAGTTCTGACACAAAGATATTTTCCTTTTAAGTGTTGTGAAGGGACAGGCAGAACCAGTTGAGGGTGATGCTTTAACGAGGGATTTGCTAGACACAAATAAGTGCTATCTTCTAGATTGTGGGTTGGAAGTGTTTGTTTGGATGGGGAGAAATACATCTCTTGACGAAAGAAGGAGTGCAAGTGGAGCTGCAGAAGTACTATCattgccttttctttttccatctATCATCAACGTTGCATCTTGATGTATGTCCTCAGTAACCCttgttttctgtcaatttctCCATATAGGAGTTAGTTCATGGTCCTGATCGATCGAAATCCCACATAATTCGTGTAATTGAGGGCTTTGAGACAGTAATGTTTAGGTCTAAATTCAATTCATGGCCCCAAACAGCTGATGTAGCTGTGTCAGAAGATGGTAGGGGCAAGGTTGCAGGTAAGTCATTGAACTGTTTTGCTTCtgacttttcttcttctttttctttttcttgttcttgCTTGCAACATATATTGTTCTTATGATCATAACCAAGCAAAATCTCACTTCTGttgtttctctttctttctgcaGCACTCTTAAAGCGTCAAGGGGTTAATGTGAAGGGTCTGTTGAAAGCTGATCCTGTAAAAGAAGAACCTCAACCATACATTGATTGCACAGGAAACTTGCAGGTGCTGTATATCTGTATTTATTGCACTTTTTGTTGTTTCTCATATTTTTCTGGTTCCTTTGGTAACCATTCTTATGTAGCAGTGGTAGTACTTGTTTGTTAGTTCAACTCTTTATGCTAAAGTTTCCTTTGAACCAAGAACCTCTTTTGTTAACACAAACTCCATAAAGCTGGTTGACTGCACtatttttgtctttgttttcaaaattgttAAAAAGGAAGATATAAAAGTTGTCTATGTATATGAGGAAGCTATAAAAGAAGAAGGCTTCAGAATCAACTCATAAATTGTATGGAAATACCACTAACTTGGTTAGAAAGCCTAATATTTAGTTTTGAATTCTAACCATAAAACTAAGGGGTTGTAACATTTTACAAGAACCATCACTGACTCATCACATATGAGGTCCCAGGGAAACATGAACATTCATATGGAAATTCTACGTTTTGCTTTTTCTGTAGTTCCATATTACTGTTGCTATATTTATTCATTAACTAGAAATGCTTTTTAGGCTTTGAGAAGTGCATATTTGATGAATCGTAAAACCTTAACCCCACGCAGAAGGAACTGAGCTAGATATGTGAATATAAACCTCATGTCAACTTTTTTGTTATGCAATCAGCAATCTTGCTAATGGAATATCATGTTTTGGCAGGTTTGGCGTGTGAATGGCCAGGAAAAGATTAgccttcaatcttctgatcaatcaaaattttacagtGGAGATTGCTATATTTTCCATTATTCATATCCAGGAGAGGATAAAGAGGAACATCTTATAGGAACATGGTTTGGAAAGCAAAGCGTTGAGGTAATAATTTACCTAGCATCTTGTTAATCTTGACACCGTGCTCAGAATATCATAAACTATTGAAAGGCTTTACAACAATTCCCTTAAAAAGTCCAGGGACCTTGAAAGATGTCttctgtttaatttaattagcaCAGAGATCAGGCATTTTCAACCTAAATCAGATTGCTTCCAAAACTTTAGTATTTTCTGGCAATGTGATTGATGGTCTGGCATGGACTTGCAATGTGACGTATTTACGAGATTAGGGAGATGTATATTTGTTCGTAGAGTTTAGCTGGCTTACTAAATATGATCTTATACTTAAAACAGGAAGAAAGAGCATCAGCTATTTCACTAGCAAGCAAGATGGTTGAGTCAATGAAGTTTCTTGCTGCCCAGGTAGTTTTCCTTCAACTAAAGATGTCATTGATACACTGATGTAATTGAATGTCCTTATTTCTTTGTTGCTTACTGATGATATTTTGTCCCTAATTTGTAGGCTCGTATCTATGAAGGAAATGAACCAATTCAGTTCTATTCAATCTTCCAAAGCATAATTGTTTTGAAGGTTTGTGAATTTTATGCCACCATGGAGGAAATTATATTGAAgtaaaagaaaggaaagaaagttATTGTAATCATCATTAGATCATAATTGCATGTTTTCAAATTACCACAACATGGACTATGTGAATTCTATCAGGGTGGTCTCAGTGATGGATACAAAAGTTATGTTGTGGAGAGAGAAGTTGCAGATGAGACATATCAAGAAGATGGTGTTGCATTATTTCGTGTTCAGGGATCTGGACCTGATAATATGCAAGCAATACAAGTTGATGCAGTAagtctcttctttctttctttctttcttttctctcctggTTCTGTTAGCAGAAGGATACCTATAGAAGATAGACCTGTATATTTCTGTCAtgtatttggaagttatgtaagaggtcgcacttggtgcgatggcaagtgccttcgcccatgagcggtaggtctcgggttcgagacttgggagcagcctctccataaatgggggtaaggctagccgacattcacctctcccagaccctgcgtaaagcgggagccttgtgcactgggtacgacctttatttggaagttatgttaACAATCatcctttctttccttttcctctTAATCCCTTCCATCAGGTTGCATCATCTTTGAATTCCTCATACTGTTATATATTACATAGTGGCTCAACTGTCTTTACCTGGTCTGGAAGCCTCACAAACTCAGATGATCAGGAACTCGTTGAGAGGCAGCTCGATTTAATAAAGGTTATCCTCTATGTTTTCTTTTAGCTATAGAAAGTGCTATAGAAGATAGACCTTTCTAGGTGAGATATTTATTTGTAAATATCTCTAACAGTAGAAAGGCTGGCCCCTCTTGTGACATGTATCGTTGCATGTATACCATTTGTATAAATATTGTCATCCTACTCACAGGTGAACTACAGTAAGGTCGATTTGGCTGATTCAACTTCTAACATATTATTTCACGAGGGTGCTCTCGATTCTTTTATTGAACATCTGTTTTGTGTGTGAAGGGGTCCTTATAATGTATGTTTTTTTAGTGGGATGATCTACTTATTAATCTCATTCTTATATTGTCTCAATTGTCTACAGCCGGATCTTCAGTCGAAAACGCAAAAGGAAAATTCCGAGTCTGAACAGTTTTGGGAGTTATTAGGAGGAAAGACCGAGTATCCCAGCCAAAAGATTGTACGATCTTCCGAAAGTGACCCTCGCCTATTTTCTTGCACCTTCTCAAATGGTATGAAACGTATCTGAGCAGATGATAAAATTTTCATATCTTGTATTTTTCTATCTTCAGTTTGGTTTAAACCTTGAAGTTTTTGACCTTTTTCTCCCCTTTCTGTTGTTCTGACTATGACCACGCCGCACATCGAACTTCAGGAAATTTGAAGGTACATAATTCGGTTTATCATTTCTAATCCATGATaagatttttaccacctgcaaaagtagggataaaaacacttaaaaatacttgcaagagtaaaGGGTTATCGTAGTATAGTATAGCAGCTCAAACAAGGTCGTTTTCCATaggaattgaatgaataatttgtatttaaaaccaactcttaattaattattcaaaacaaagtttggaaaatGTTCATTTTGtgattaaaacattaaaaacgaatttaaaataaaaacagtTAAATAAAtcaacaaagtaaagaaaacaaaagtaaacGGTTTTGAAAATCAATTTGTAAAAGCCTAGGGTTCCGCCATCACCCTAACAATCCTATTAAccttaccaattacttatgaattacacatgcaactttaaaggttaggttttcctaatgcatattctcCTCGTGATATTAAGCAAGagcgtatatctaacatgcaactcgtctgtgatattcagatcaaatatgaatATGCAAGACTCAttgagttttgtgaaaaccctttgaaaaaccatgcaatccatAAGAGGGTGATGTTCACCTTAGGTGAAATTGCAATTATTAACCataagaagcaatactcaatcctcTGGTGATATTCCGACCTAATAGCATCcgattacttatctaaacatcctaatggtagctaagcattaagacaGAGACAGTTTAaacacagtgattaataattcaaattatgcatgcataatattataaacaattaaataaagattacttattcatgctaaggctcatggCCTAGCCCTAGCAAACgaaattagttacgaacaaccataaaacaaaaggaattttattgaaatagaaaaaggatagaaaacaccttgaaagaaaaatacaaattgTCAAACCCTAGCCAACTTCTCCCAATTAGTGTGTGCGTTTCCCTCTCATGGCTAAATAGCCTTAGTTATACTAATGCAAAATAAAACTCTACCTAGAAagggtcttagaataaaactaggaaacataataaaataataaactagcaaataaaaggtttcctatttgaactgaAATTCGAACTTCTCATAAAATCAGACTTTTGACagaccaaatcaactccgatttggtcccaaaatgTCTCTTTTTAAAGCTTAAGCCGTCCCCCAACAAATTCTTAGAAGGAATtttcctcaaaatatgccatcttgaccttcaaaatacccaaaacatcCAAAAACGTCAATCTGGGAAAACTGCGCACTGGgtctttatttcattgccaCAGTCAAACGGCTCagtagaaaattttgaaactttgattCAATCAGCTTGAAAGACTCATGAACatctccaattggaatcactccaaaattcgtccatttgattACTTTATGCTCAAGGGGAAGTCGAATGTGTTACATTAtaaatataattcaaagtatcaaaatctcaccaaaataatcaataaattaatgctaggattagggtaaaatatatagtataaaggTGAATCATCAATCCACAACATGAATGTTAGACTGTGCAAGATGCATGATCTTTTCAGTTATATGTATTATGAAGTACATGAATTTTTTGAACGATTTTTTATACTATTGTTTCATGAGACGTATTTTTTTGTATTATGTCATAACCTTATGATTtaatacaaacaacaacaacaacaacaacaacaacaacaaagccttttcccactaagtgaggtcggctatatgaatcctagaacgccattgtgctcggttctgtgtcatgtcctccgttagatccaagtactctcaagtcttttcttagagtttcttccaaagttttcctaggtcttcctctaccccttcagccctggacctctgtcccgttgtcgcatcttctaaccggagcgtcagtaggccttctttgaacatgtccaaaccaccgtaaccgattttctctcatctttccttcaatttcggctactcctactttacctcggatatcctcattcctaatcttctCCTTTCTCATGTGctcacacatccaacgaagcatcctcatctccattacacccattttat is a window from the Malus domestica chromosome 16, GDT2T_hap1 genome containing:
- the LOC103419880 gene encoding villin-4-like, which gives rise to MAVSMRDLDPAFQGAGQKAGLEIWRIENFRPAPVPKSSYGKFFMGDSYVILKTTASKSGALRHEIHYWLGKDTSQDEAGAAAIKTVELDATIGGRAVQHREVQGHETAKFLSYFKPCIIPQEGGVASGFKHAVAEEHKTRLFVCKGKHVVHVKEVAFARSSLSHDDIFILDTKCKIFQFNGSNSSIQERAKALEVVQYIKDTYHDGKCEIASIEDGKLMADAESGEFWGLFGGFAPLPKKTATDEDKSFDSYPTKLLCVVKGQAEPVEGDALTRDLLDTNKCYLLDCGLEVFVWMGRNTSLDERRSASGAAEELVHGPDRSKSHIIRVIEGFETVMFRSKFNSWPQTADVAVSEDGRGKVAALLKRQGVNVKGLLKADPVKEEPQPYIDCTGNLQVWRVNGQEKISLQSSDQSKFYSGDCYIFHYSYPGEDKEEHLIGTWFGKQSVEEERASAISLASKMVESMKFLAAQARIYEGNEPIQFYSIFQSIIVLKGGLSDGYKSYVVEREVADETYQEDGVALFRVQGSGPDNMQAIQVDAVASSLNSSYCYILHSGSTVFTWSGSLTNSDDQELVERQLDLIKPDLQSKTQKENSESEQFWELLGGKTEYPSQKIVRSSESDPRLFSCTFSNGNLKVVEIYNFTQDDLMTEDIFILDCHSDIFVWVGQQVKSKDRMQALTIGEKFLEHDFLMEKLSREASIYIVMEGSEPPFFTRFFIWDSAKSAMHGNSFQRKLTILKNGGTPTLNKPKRRAPVSYGGRSSVPDKSQRSRSMSFSPDRVRVRGRSPAFNALAATFENANVRNLSTPPPMVRKLYPKSVTPDSSKLASKSSAIAALTASFEKTGPARESNIPRSPKVSQGPPKPKQQETNNKENSVSGKLESLTIHEDVKEGEAEDENLPVYPYERLKTTSQDPVTDIDVTKREIYLSAEEFREHFGMAKDAFHKFPKWKQNKLKMALQLF